The Elaeis guineensis isolate ETL-2024a chromosome 13, EG11, whole genome shotgun sequence genome includes a region encoding these proteins:
- the LOC105056011 gene encoding uncharacterized protein isoform X1: MLSSSSMAFSSPIFAGPPKAAVSVGAGSTKINARATRRQESDRFPSAAPISLLRSRALEVAIPLAASVSILLWSNPVNAGFLSGLSGLESIPGPQLPEIDFLKKWSEENQKKYAEFDERFKSSTVLKELLEKSKLNKERHRREIEDKYCLRGAEWGVGDCSTEGMTQEERDEFVGFLKKRVGGD; encoded by the exons ATGCTCTcctcttcgtcaatggccttctccTCTCCAATCTTCGCTGGCCCTCCGAAAGCCGCAGTCTCCGTAGGGGCCGGGAGCACCAAAATAAATGCGAGAGCTACGCGGCGCCAAGAATCCGATAGGTTTCCTTCGGCTGCGCCAATCTCTCTCCTCCGTTCTCGAGCTCTCGAGGTGGCTATTCCTTTGGCCGCCTCTGTTTCCATTCTTCTGTGGTCCAATCCAG TGAATGCTGGGTTTCTCTCAGGGTTGTCAGGTTTGGAATCAATTCCTGGTCCCCAGCTACCTGAAATTGATTTCCTCAAAAAATGGAGTG AGGAAAACCAGAAGAAGTATGCTGAGTTTGATGAAAGATTCAAATCATCTACTGTGCTTAAGGAACTCTTGGAGAAGTCTAAACTGAACAAGGAAAG GCATCGGAGAGAAATTGAAGACAAGTATTGCTTGCGTGGTGCAGAATGGGGTGTAGGAGATTGCTCCACAGAAGGGATGACACAAGAAGAAAGAGATGAGTTTGTTGGATTTTTGAAAAAGAGAGTCGGAGGAGATTAA
- the LOC105056011 gene encoding uncharacterized protein isoform X2 produces MLSSSSMAFSSPIFAGPPKAAVSVGAGSTKINARATRRQESDRFPSAAPISLLRSRALEVAIPLAASVSILLWSNPVNAGFLSGLSEENQKKYAEFDERFKSSTVLKELLEKSKLNKERHRREIEDKYCLRGAEWGVGDCSTEGMTQEERDEFVGFLKKRVGGD; encoded by the exons ATGCTCTcctcttcgtcaatggccttctccTCTCCAATCTTCGCTGGCCCTCCGAAAGCCGCAGTCTCCGTAGGGGCCGGGAGCACCAAAATAAATGCGAGAGCTACGCGGCGCCAAGAATCCGATAGGTTTCCTTCGGCTGCGCCAATCTCTCTCCTCCGTTCTCGAGCTCTCGAGGTGGCTATTCCTTTGGCCGCCTCTGTTTCCATTCTTCTGTGGTCCAATCCAG TGAATGCTGGGTTTCTCTCAGGGTTGTCAG AGGAAAACCAGAAGAAGTATGCTGAGTTTGATGAAAGATTCAAATCATCTACTGTGCTTAAGGAACTCTTGGAGAAGTCTAAACTGAACAAGGAAAG GCATCGGAGAGAAATTGAAGACAAGTATTGCTTGCGTGGTGCAGAATGGGGTGTAGGAGATTGCTCCACAGAAGGGATGACACAAGAAGAAAGAGATGAGTTTGTTGGATTTTTGAAAAAGAGAGTCGGAGGAGATTAA
- the LOC105056010 gene encoding LOW QUALITY PROTEIN: uncharacterized protein (The sequence of the model RefSeq protein was modified relative to this genomic sequence to represent the inferred CDS: inserted 2 bases in 2 codons) has protein sequence MSACKTLARTSLFSLESKIRRPRRALPSNSSALSFPSLASSPLRFPLGLHGTKPFSKPYSAEAAADLLDDSGDPSEDTVEELLSKGDRIERXMKMERRSEAEQGRTRWFPYLDLFRSGMASLRSEEIIEALDSYIMEARKERIRRAVENRSYSVCLVVEGLTDYGNVSAAFRSADALGXQSVHVISSDNRKRYRDNRHVSMGAEKWLDIELWNSPMQCFMALRKRGYRIATTHLGNDSVSAYELDWSHPTAIVVGNEHMGISDDALQLSDLHCSIPMKGMVDSFNVSVAAGILMHHAVCDRVSRLGQHGDLTPEESQILLAEFFLRHREGTISIVHEYAKRKVDKLTSKA, from the exons ATGAGCGCCTGCAAAACCCTAGCTCGCACCTCCCTCTTCTCCTTGGAATCCAAGATTCGGAGACCCAGAAGAGCTCTCCCTTCGAATTCCTCCGCTCTTAGCTTCCCTTCTCTCGCCTCCTCCCCTCTCCGCTTCCCCCTAGGGTTACATGGAACCAAACCCTTCTCCAAACCCTACTCTGCCGAAGCCGCCGCCGATCTATTGGACGATTCTGGCGACCCGTCGGAGGACACCGTGGAGGAATTACTCTCGAAAGGAGACAGGATCGAGC TGATGAAGATGGAGCGGAGGTCGGAGGCCGAGCAAGGGCGGACTCGGTGGTTTCCCTATCTCGATCTCTTTAGGTCTGGGATGGCGTCGCTGAGGAGCGAGGAGATTATAGAGGCACTGGATTCGTATATAATGGAGGCGAGGAAGGAGAGGATAAGGAGGGCAGTGGAGAATCGGAGCTATTCGGTGTGTTTGGTGGTTGAGGGGCTGACGGATTATGGGAATGTGTCAGCTGCGTTCCGTTCGGCGGATGCTCTTG TTCAATCGGTTCATGTGATTTCGAGTGATAACCGGAAAAG GTATAGAGATAATCGCCATGTTAGCATGGGTGCTGAGAAGTGGCTGGACATCGAGCTCTGGAATTCACCTATGCAATGCTTCATGGCTCTGAGAAAGCGTGGTTATCGCATTGCAACTACTCATTTGGGAAATGATTCG GTTTCTGCTTATGAGTTGGATTGGTCACATCCGACTGCTATAGTTGTTGGAAATGAACATAT GGGTATAAGTGATGATGCCCTGCAACTGTCTGACTTGCACTGTAGCATTCCAATGAAAGGCATGGTGGATTCTTTCAATGTTTCTGTTGCTGCAGGCATTCTCATGCACCATGCTGTATGTGACAGGGTTTCTCGCCTG GGTCAGCATGGCGATTTAACACCTGAAGAAAGTCAGATCCTTCTTGCAGAATTTTTCTTGCGTCATAGAGAGGGTACCATTAGCATTGTTCATGAATATGCAAAACGGAAGGTGGACAAGCTCACGAGTAAAGCTTGA
- the LOC105056008 gene encoding LOW QUALITY PROTEIN: pentatricopeptide repeat-containing protein At2g02980, chloroplastic (The sequence of the model RefSeq protein was modified relative to this genomic sequence to represent the inferred CDS: inserted 1 base in 1 codon): MPRPLTPPLLYHRNSTLLPKWIHLLQISTSSPSPPTQIPPQIASPKQPSSIKSPQDLHHLKQVFSHMITTNIPLTPLSFQKLIDLSLSSSHSHSRSLPLLFTQFHHLINTDLCNGLIKSYTNSKRYLHSVLVYTHMNKFAISPDLFTFPPLLKSLAQLSLPCLGIPIHACIVKLGFGSDVYTNTALVNVYCTFTRVDGARKLFDEMPNRNSVSWNAMITGYVHNRRFREAHELFSEMLASGVELSEVTMVCALSACAHLGALNQGLWIHNYIRNHGLRLNVFVGTALIDMYMKCGVVDEALKVFRAMRVKNVFSWNSLMSGFAMNGRGEVAMEAFDMMVKENIKPDGVTFLALLGACCHQGCVGEGRKLFADMEREFGVRPRMEHYGCMVDLLSRAGFLEEAYELVKTMPIEADAVIWRALLGGCRIHGNTKLGELAIEKLLELEPGSGENYVLLSNVLARDRRWSEVGKVREVMSQRGIRKAPGCSSIEIDNVVYEFVVTTQFEKDGLNEIYTMLENMKRELRTAGYAADTEMVSYDLEEEEKESSLMHHSEKLALAFGLLXTQQGSSIRIVKNLRVCKDCHSFFKFASKIYRREIVVRDRNRFHHFSAGLCSCRDYW; encoded by the exons ATGccaagaccactcacaccaccaCTCCTTTACCACAGAAACTCAACCCTTCTCCCAAAATGGATCCACCTCCTCCAGATCTCCACCTCATCACCCTCTCCCCCAACACAAATCCCACCTCAGATCGCAAGTCCAAAACAACCCTCTTCTATCAAATCCCCCCAAGATCTCCATCATTTAAAACAAGTCTTCTCCCACATGATCACCACCAACATCCCCCTCACCCCTCTCTCATTCCAAAAACTCATAGACCTCTCACTCTCTTCCTCTCACTCTCACTCTCGCTCTCTCCCCCTTCTCTTCACCCAATTCCACCACCTTATCAACACTGACCTTTGCAACGGTTTGATCAAATCCTACACCAACTCAAAGCGCTATCTACACTCGGTCTTAGTCTACACCCACATGAACAAATTTGCCATCTCCCCTGACCTCTTCACCTTCCCGCCTCTTCTCAAGTCCCTGGCGCAATTAAGTCTCCCGTGCCTCGGAATTCCCATCCATGCATGCATCGTTAAGTTGGGCTTCGGCTCCGACGTCTATACAAACACCGCTCTAGTTAACGTGTACTGCACTTTTACTCGAGTGGATGGAGCGAGGAAGCTATTTGACGAAATGCCCAACAGAAACTCTGTTTCTTGGAATGCAATGATAACCGGCTATGTTCATAATAGGAGATTCAGAGAAGCCCATGAGTTGTTCTCTGAAATGCTGGCTTCGGGCGTCGAACTAAGTGAAGTCACTATGGTCTGTGCCCTCTCGGCTTGCGCCCATTTGGGAGCTTTGAATCAAGGGTTGTGGATTCATAATTATATAAGAAATCATGGATTGAGGCTTAATGTGTTTGTTGGCACTGCTCTGATCGACATGTACATGAAGTGTGGGGTGGTGGATGAGGCTTTGAAGGTTTTCAGGGCGATGAGAGTGAAGAATGTCTTCTCGTGGAATTCCTTGATGTCGGGGTTTGCAATGAATGGGAGAGGTGAAGTTGCCATGGAGGCTTTCGATATGATGGTTAAAGAGAATATCAAGCCTGATGGTGTGACCTTTTTAGCTCTTTTAGGTGCTTGTTGTCACCAGGGATGTGTCGGAGAAGGGAGAAAGCTTTTTGCCGATATGGAAAGGGAGTTTGGGGTGCGACCAAGGATGGAACATTATGGTTGTATGGTGGATCTCCTCAGCCGAGCAGGCTTCCTGGAAGAAGCTTATGAGCTGGTTAAGACCATGCCAATTGAGGCTGATGCTGTTATTTGGAGGGCGTTGCTAGGCGGTTGTAGGATCCATGGGAACACCAAGTTGGGTGAGCTTGCAATAGAAAAACTTCTTGAACTGGAGCCTGGCAGTGGGGAGAATTATGTTTTGCTATCTAATGTATTAGCCCGAGATCGGAGGTGGAGTGAGGTTGGGAAAGTGAGGGAGGTGATGAGCCAAAGGGGAATTCGAAAGGCCCCTGGCTGTAGTTCAATTGAAATTGATAATGTGGTCTACGAGTTTGTTGTCACAACTCAGTTTGAGAAGGATGGATTGAATGAGATTTATACAATGCTGGAAAATATGAAGAGGGAATTGAGGACAGCTGGTTATGCTGCAGACACTGAGATGGTTTCTTATGATttggaggaagaggagaaagagagctCTCTGATGCATCATAGTGAGAAGTTGGCACTTGCCTTTGGGCTCC AGACACAGCAAGGATCAAGTATAAGGATAGTGAAGAACTTGAGAGTATGCAAGGACTGTCATTCATTTTTTAAGTTTGCTTCGAAGATCTATCGGAGGGAAATTGTTGTAAGAGATCGGAATCGTTTTCATCATTTTAGTGCAGGTCTGTGTTCTTGTAGGGATTATTGGTGA